From Cucumis melo cultivar AY chromosome 3, USDA_Cmelo_AY_1.0, whole genome shotgun sequence:
GTACATAATTAATATCAAGAAGACTACAAGAATACTAATGATTCAAAGATATTTACATCAGTATTCCTCGAGATCAGAATGAAAAGGAATTCACACAGAAAATAACGAAGAGCATCTTTAGTACTGAGATGAAAGTTCTCAAAGCGTTTATATAGAAAATACCATTAATATCTCTGAGAAGGGAACAAATCCTTTAAGGCCTTCCACAACTACCAGAACTCCCCCTTTGTTCGCACTAACCACCTGAATATTTGAACAAAAAATGGCTACATATGAACAGTATGATCAGAAAGAACAAGAGATCTCTAGGACATGTTTGTGAGTGATTTTAGAATAAACATTTTTGCTTTAAAAGTGATGTTGGCCCCTCTCAAATGTGCCCGTGGGGTATGAAGCAGATAAAACAATGGAAAATTTGTGTGCAAATCCCCACCTTACCCTTGACAACAACATCCGCTGCCTGAAGCTGTCTGCACCTTTCCCAAGCAAGTTCATATTGGATGGGCCTCAAGCTCAAAGTCAAGCAATCATCTTCATTATCACCTATAATAACAAACTCCTCTCTAAAACCAGGATATATTCCTGCTTCTTCTACACGTTTAATTCTATGAATGGAAGCCTCCTGCAACGGCAAGTATGCAGGTGACTTGGCAGCAATCTCCACAAGTGCTCCATTAGCTTCTGTATAGACGACAGTACCTTTCACCTATAAACACACACTGTTTAAATTTCAACCCCTTTTTCCTCAAATGAAAAGGTATGATTTCACCTTGATGTGCTAGATAACATTAAAGATTGGAACATAAAGACTGAACATTCAAAAGTTGTATCTGATAGGTCTCCTATCAGTAATCTGCCCGTTTAAAGCTTATGTAATATGCTGAGTATAAAATTTTGGGCGTTTAATGACAAAGGTATTGAATTGATGAAGTTCTAGAGACACAAAATTGAAACTTCATTAGCTTACTAGAAACTGTAAGCATCCAAAGATTAAATAAACACAAACATGAAACTTCAGCAATCAAACTTACAATTGAGCCCTATCAAATATGAAAATACTTCCCGATTCCCACAATTCTAACCATAACACCGAACTAATAAACCATAAAAAGAGAAGGGAGGAAAAACCTTGGATCCCAACTGAGGATCGAAGTCGTATTTCTCAAGAGACGCAAGGAAGCGCTGGAGAGTGAAGGAAACACCTTCCATGGGAGCATTATGGCAGCGATCAGCCGCATCATTGAAGGTTTGCTTGAGCTTGAAACGCTCTGTGGTGAGAGGAGAAGGAATGGGGCTGGATATTACTGCAGCCAAAACGCGGAATGAACGGGCTGCAGTGTTCTGCTTACGGCTTCGACCAAGTGGCTTAGAGAGACAGAAGGAAATTGAGGATAGAGGCTCAGATCTCAACCCTGTAAGTGGCTGAGCCATCAATGAAAATGGCAATGACAATGGCATCTTCGTCTTCCTGCCGCGGCGTTTTCCAAGCTCTACCAGAGAGAGTGTTCCTAACAGATCCACTTCCTTTATATATTCACAGTGTTGACCCAAAATTCATTTTGAatgtaaaaatatattattattattatatttatgttaCTTGTAACTCGGGGTGAGCAGTTTCAAACAAAACCAACCCCAAGTCGGCACGGGAGTCGAAAAGCCGCTGTTTCCAACAAAAACAAGTCGGTCTGATAGTTGGGTGGGCGGTCGGGTTTtgtcagttttttttttttcttccttcttcttttccttcttcttcttactttttttcctttctatgTTTCTTgctttatttgataaataattttaaaaaataaaaatttctttattatgttttatttctatttttaatttcaatagaAAAGTCTACTATATATATtctgttatgaaataaagaaccaaaaactaaataacacaaaagaagaatagagaagagagggagaagagaatataattaaactcaattgtggtgtgtattACAAAACcaccacactcctctatttataggacatatcatggtataggttacattatggaattcaatgtgatgaatgttacaatatggaattgaatgagagagttatatgaaaattgtaacctatgtaggttatggatatctacatttataatatatcattatatttacaatactcccctttagatatccatattatataaaaattattgcctcgttaaaaccttactaggaaaaaatCTGATGGGAAAAATCCTACTGAAGGAAAAAATgtacatcatttttatacattaataactgCCTCATTAAAATCCTTTTTAGGAAAACCAAATGAGAAAACTCATAGTTAAGAAAAAAAGAGTGCAGTATTCATATTCCTTGAGGGCAATATTTCTACTCCCCTTATGGATACATCACTTGAGTTCTCTGAGTCATTgcattccaatgttgtgcaccagcttttcaaatgttgatgtgggtaatgcttttgtgaataagtctgtcaagttgtcttttgaagaaatatgttgaacactgatgtcaccattttctttaaggtcatatgtatagaagagttttggtgagatgtgctttgttctatctccttttatataccttcctttgatttgtgctatacatgcgatattatcttcaaataattttgttggtaaatttttactgaaagacaaaccacatgtttctcgaatatgatgagtcattgacctcaaccatacacatttctctactagcttcatgaattgcaagaatttctgtatgattcgatgaagtggccgtcatggtttgctttacagaccgccaagatatagcagttcctccatatgtaaacagataacctgtttgagatcttgctttgtatgggtcagataaatatccagcatccgcataaccaactagatcaaagtttgatttatttgaataaaacaaactcatatcaattgtcccttgaagataacgaagtacatgcttaactccattccaatgtctttttgttggagaatAACTATATCTTGCTAATAGATTTACTGAAAATGTTATATCTGGTCTtgtgttattagcaagatacattagtacacctattgcactaaggtacgatacttcaagaccaagtaattcttcattatcttctcgaGGTCGAAAGACATCCTTTTTTACATATAGTGATTGAACCACCATTGGAATGTTCAATGGGTGTGCTTTGTCCATatagaatctttttaaaatcttttctgtatatgtcgattgatgaataaaaattctGTCGACTAAATGCTCGATTTGTAAGCTAAGGCAAAATTTTATCTtaccaagatctttcatttcaaattcctttttgagATATTCTGTTGCCTTTAAAAGCTCTTTaggagttccaattatatttaaatcatcaacatatatagCTATAATCGCAAATTCtgactgtgatttcttaataaaaacacatggacaaattggattattttttataaccttctttcaataaatattcactttGATGATTATACCACATTCGTCCtaattgtttcaatccatataatgatctttgtaatttgattgaacataattctttagagtttgaattatatgattcatgtatcttaaatccttcaaggattttcatatagatttcattttccaaagatccatacaagtatgatgtaactacatccataagatgcatatcaagattttcacatacagtcagactaattaaatatcttaatgtaatagcatccACCACAAGAGAATATGTTTCCTCATAATCGATGTCTGTTCTTTGAGAAAATGCTTGTGCAACAAGTCATGCTTTATATCTAGTGActtcattattttcattttgtttacgcacaaatacccatttaaatcTCACAGGTTTTACACCTTTAGGGGGTATAAACTACAAGTCCAAAAACTTCACATTTCGTGAATGAGTTTAGTTATGCCTGGATGACTTCTTTCCACTTGGGCCAATCCTTTATATTACGACATTCGTCAACAGATTTAGgttcataatcctcattttcatgaatgatattatgtgcaacatTATACGCAAAAATGTTGTTCACAACTACATTAGTTTTATTCCACCATTTTCCTGTCATGGtataatttatcgagatctcattgttatcttcatatacttgagtctcttcAACATTTTTACCATTAGTCATGTCCATgactttttcttgaatgtttctattgtcaattaagtcatttcgactattggtcacttttctttttcgatgatttttatcctttgaacccaTCGGTCTACCACACTTTTAGTGCAACGctgattcattaattgtatcaacttgctgagttaggattttaattttagatGGACATTATTTGCAGCTGGAATATGtgacttggtcactttcttagtatctgtaaatgcatctggcatttggtttgctacacttctttgtaaatgaattatcttttgaacttctagttcacattACTTTGTACGatgatctaaatgagacaataacgatacattccaggcaatttcattttccaacttcttaattctTCTCCCTGATGTTAgaaaatttgtctcattaaaatgacaatcagcgAATCGTGCAGTAAATACATCCCCCGTCAAAGgttcaagatatctaataattgatggagattcaaatccgacatatattcctaaccttctttgaggtcccattttagtacgttgtggtgggaaaattggaacatatactgcacaaccaaaaattcacaaatgagaaatatttggttcctggccataagctaattgtgttgggaaatacttatgataagatgtcgGTCTTATGCGTATAAGTGACGCTGCATGCAGAATAGCATGACCCCGTATAAATAATAGAAGTTTTGCTCTCATAAGTAATGGTCTGGCAATCAATTGTAGACGCTTGATAAATGATTCtgccaaaccattttgtgtatgaacatgagctacaaGATGTTTAATATTTATCCCAGTTGacatgcaataattattaaggggtatgtttggggtggggttttagagGGAAAAAGATTAGAAAATTGGGACAAACCGTTTTGGCCCAAGGATTATGATAAAGGGGGATTACggttatcctaatccctaataaccctatcttatcctatttttactttcttacaaccttacattaccctacccaaataatccaatcaaaaatttattattattttttaaattactacaatcataactcttcccccaaacacatattatcataacactactatcataatccctcctccaaacacatactatcataacactacctttcatattttttctcccaaacacatattaccataacactaccaataataatcttttccccaaacacatattatcataacactaggattatcataatcctatgattattataatccttttcctccataactctttccttcccccaaacacaccctaaatgattgggatgtaaattcatcagcattatcaagtcaaatgttttttattgtataatcagaaaactgtgctcttaatttgattatttaagtaagtaatcttgcaaatgcaaggtttcaactcaataataaacacacatgtggctatctacttgatgcgtcaattaaaaccatgaagTATCTAAATAGTCCACTTGGTGGATTGATTGATCCacatatgtcaccatgaatccattctaaaaatgtaggtgactcaactcccactttggctggtgatgacctaataattaattttccttgagagcaagcaatacatgataattcattggattgaagaatcttctggTTCTTTAGTGGATATCCAcgagaattttcaataatttttctcatcattattgacccgggatgacccaatcgatcatgccaaacaataaacatatttaaattcatgaactttGGGTTCATGGtggcatatgtttcaattactcctatatgagtataatataatctaaaAGAAAAGGCAGACAATGTTTTCAATATAGACTTCtcatgtgaaacaataaatgtaatataaaaatattctatattatttttattgttagtttcaacatgataaccattttgatgtatatctttaaaactcaataagtttctttttgacTTACTAGAGAATAAAACATtactaattgtgaattttgttcctctagACAAAATAAGGTTTGCTCTACCAAAACTTTCAATCAAGTTTGTAGAACCTGATATTGTATTGACATTTGCTTCAAGCATTgtcaatgtagaaaaatattttttacttttaagtattgtgtgcgtagttgtactatctgccaaacataagtcttcattattcatctttgaggtagccaaaatatgagaaatgtccataactcttcattaaaaaaaacgattacaataagtctcttggtaaaaaggaaaaaaaaaacctaaccttgaaatataaataatgtaaattaactggtaaatgttaaatagagaaaacattaaaggaagtatttgctactccttcattaacatcatttttctcttcattaACATCCAAATGGGTCATGTTGGAAGGGTAAAATACATCATCTTGATAGACAAAATTTACTTCcacattctttcctttttccttcaatgaggCTTCATAGAGGTCGATTAAGTGCTTGGATGTATGACAAGTTCAAGTCCAATGGTCATTCATACCACAACGGaagcattgattttcaccacttttaattttcttattttgtggagtcttccttctatgatcatcatttgtggttttcttgaaatctaaatgattattaccacGCAAAGTATAATTACTCCTTCCTCTACCACGATCACGACCTCGGCCACGATTACGACCACGACCTCGACctcgaccattaatattatttaaaaatacaacatttgCTTCAGGAAATGGTGTTGCTCCAGTTggtcgagattcatggtttttcattaataactcattattttgttcagccacaagaagacatgatatgagttcagaatactttttaaaacctctttctcgATGTTGCTGCTACAGGAGCATATTCGAGACATAAAATGTTGAAAAGGTTTTCTCTAACATATATTCATCAGTAACTTTTTCTCtgcataacaataattttgaacaaattttaaataatgcggaattataatcacttactgatttgaaatcttgcaaccttaagtgcatccaatcatatcgagctttaggaagaatcacactttttttatggtcatacctttcttttaaacttcgctatagttcatagggatcttttatcgtaagatattcaatctttagtccCTCATGGATATGATGTCGAAGGAAAATCATGGCTTTCAccttttcttgacttgaagttgtgtttccttctttaatcgtttctccaagattcatggcatacaaatgaatttcagcatcaaacacccatgataaataactatcaccattgatatcaagagctagaaattctaatttggtaaAACTTTtgcaaatgataaaattgtagagtgtcgtgctaataacgtgttatgaaataaagtaccaaaaactaaataagaacacaaaagaataatagagaagagaaggagaagagaagacaattaactcaattgtggtgtgtcttacaaaggcaccacactcctttatttataggacatatcatggtataggttacattatgaaattcaatgggatgaatgttacgatatggaattgaatgagagagttatatgaaaattgtaacctatgtaggttatggatatctacatttataatatatcattatatttataatatattctatattgttttaaaaccatatatttatgtaaaaaataaaatctagtTCTATTAATTTTAATACTTAGTTCATAATTCTTACACAGatcaataaaatacaaaaaaataagaatgtAAACATATTATCAAAATGCAATTAAAAATACAATTAAGAGTTACAAATACATCCAAGTTCAATTCACTTCACCACATTACTTTTAAGAGTCACAAATACAACCGAAGTATCAAACATAAACACTATTATAGTCTAGTCGGTAGAAATATTACAAGTCTTGAATCAGAATTAGTTAGTAATCGTCTAGTCGATAATTGTCAACTTATCAAAATCTAGAAGGTCTTCAAGCTCCTTTTCATTCTCCTTAACCACCCGGAATCCTACATAATCAAtatcaataatttattaaataatttaagattttaCTAAAGTTACACAATACAACTACAAAAGATATCATGTAAAGATTTGAATAATACCTCCAAATTTTTAAGCCTCTTCCAATTCATGTTGAATTTGAAAATCTATTAGATCATAATTTAGTCGATATTGAGTACATATGAGAGCCTCCACTATTTTAGGAGCCAATGAGCAGCGTGATGAGTCAATAACACGTCCTCTAGTACTAAAAGCCAACTTAGATGCTACAGTAGAAATTAGAATAGCCAAAATATCTCTAGCCATATGACCAAGAACCTCAAATCCATCACTGTTCATCTTCCACCACTGTAGTATGTCAAAATCACCTTCGGTCCTAACATTGGCTTCCAACAAATAGATATCAATCTCTTATGACCCCTGTTCGAAAGCTGCAGTAGCATCATCTTCAAATTCCTCAACAATCGTGTTGTAGACATAATCTTCACCCACATTTTCATttgaatcaaaatcaatattagTATCCAAGCTTGAAAGAGTTTGTGTACCAGTTGTACTAGTACTACTACATCCTTGTCTACTCCCACTTCGAGTGATACTATACTCATGAAAGAGATGTCTATAACATTGTTCCACTACATTTCCCATGAATTCAGCAACCTCGGGaccaaaaaaaaatttcaaacaaaaagatacaaatcttaattttttttaggatCCAACACAATAGCAACATACAACAacaaattattcttttcattgttcccccaatatttctcaaatttttctTTCATGTTATTAGTCATACCAACTAACAATGCATTTGCACTACCCGTATTCAAACATATACAATTCTGAACCACTATAATCTGATGGAAAACCAAGTTCAAAGTAGTATACAAAGAGTCCGAAATCTTCAATGTCACATCagaaaatacttttaaaaagtgTATTAACATCCTAGCATTTGTCCAATCTTCCTTATTCGGTGACATATCATGTATATAAGAGGCATCTTTATCTTCTAATCTATCTAaagctttttcaaatttaacAGCAGCTTCAATCATCATATATGTGGAGTTCCATCTTGGGGGAACATCAAGACACACATAACTCTTACAAGCTATTTTTTCAAGTTCAATgtacttttaaaatttcaaaaaacgagCAGGAGAAGACCTTATAAATCGTACGACATATCAAATCCTATTAATACAATCACTATGTTCCTCAAAAGCATCAGTTACTGTAAGATTCAATATATGGCCACAACAACAAATATGCAGAAATTCCCCACCAAACAATAATCCTTTATTGAAtctctttaaaaaataaacaacaacAGTGTCATTCGAACTTGCATTATCAACCGTCAAAGTCATTACCCTCTCAATTCCCCAAtccttcaaattcttttcaatGGTTTTACCTATAGTATCACCTTTATGATTCTCAATTGGACAAAAACTAAGTATTCTCTTATGTAATTTCCAATCAGAATCAATGGAATGAGCAGTTAGGACCATGTACTTTATATTTTGTCCCAATGTCCAACAATAAGTGGTGAGAAAAACTCTATACTTATTTATTACAAACATGTCTCTCAAATGATTCTTCTCATTAACATACAACTTAAGCACATTTCTAGCCATAGTAAATCGAGATAGAAACAACAAATCTAGAATGATTTCCACATGTTAATTTATCCACAAATTTCTTAAACCCCTTACCATCCACAAACTTAAAGGAAAATTCATCTACTATTATCATTTCAATCAAAGCTTCCCGACAACCCTTTAAACTAAATGACTCACATACAAGTTGTGAAGAATTATTCCTAACTTTGTCTTTAGGTTTAAAAGCTAATGTCATTTAGGTTTGGTCTCTCTTTTTTTGGCAAGGGTACTTTTTGCAATTTTCTAAATGATGCTTTAATAGTTACAATACTATTACGTTTAGAATGAGAGGCATAAACAACTTcacaatatttacatttagCACGAGGGTCATTATGATCACCTTTAAGCCTCTCAAAGTGGTCCCAAACCATTGATTGTTTGACATTCTTCCTTACTTTTGGGGGATTTGGAACATCTTCTCTCCCATCTGAATCAACATCAATGGTTTTACACTTGCCATCTGTATCTTCATCCCTTACGATTTTTGAAGTTTCACAGCTCCCATCAAACTTTAACTCCATATCTGTTGAATCCATTTGATTTAACTATAATgagatttaaaacaaaaattaattttagtgCGTGGGGAATATAAAAGAAATCCAAAGGAAAGAAATTTGAATA
This genomic window contains:
- the LOC103501305 gene encoding 30S ribosomal protein S1, chloroplastic-like gives rise to the protein MPLSLPFSLMAQPLTGLRSEPLSSISFCLSKPLGRSRKQNTAARSFRVLAAVISSPIPSPLTTERFKLKQTFNDAADRCHNAPMEGVSFTLQRFLASLEKYDFDPQLGSKVKGTVVYTEANGALVEIAAKSPAYLPLQEASIHRIKRVEEAGIYPGFREEFVIIGDNEDDCLTLSLRPIQYELAWERCRQLQAADVVVKGKVVSANKGGVLVVVEGLKGFVPFSEILMISTGEELINKELPLKLLVVEEEQTRLVLSNRKVMADSKAQLEIGSVVTGTVLRIVKFGAFVDIGGVHGLLHISEISHDRILDIAGVLKPGDILKVMVLNIDREKGHIRLSTKKLEPNNGDMIRNPGLVFNKAEEMARRFRQRLAQA